The Arachis ipaensis cultivar K30076 chromosome B05, Araip1.1, whole genome shotgun sequence nucleotide sequence ATTTCAAGAATCCAACCCTCTCCACAAAAACCAATAAGAGAGAGACCTTGAATCCATCATTCTTTGTCTCcacaaaaatagaaaacaaaaaattacaaaaaaataaaataaaaaatgaatgcCTCAAAGTCCTTGTTGTTCACCCTTTCATTGATCCTTCTGTCTCATGCAGCAACAAGCAGCATCAATTTGTATGAATCTGTGTGCAAAGATGCTGGTGAGGACAGTGAGAAGTGCCTAGTATTTCttaaagatgatcctaagatttTAGCAGCAAGGAGCTATAAGAAACTTGCAAAGGTTATATTGGAAATGGGATTGAAGAAGGGAGTGGAAGGACAAAACTTCCTTAAGGAATTGGCCAAGTCAAATCCTAATTCAAAAGCCATTGCACAATGTGCAAATGAACTCTATGATG carries:
- the LOC107642243 gene encoding uncharacterized protein LOC107642243 encodes the protein MNASKSLLFTLSLILLSHAATSSINLYESVCKDAGEDSEKCLVFLKDDPKILAARSYKKLAKVILEMGLKKGVEGQNFLKELAKSNPNSKAIAQCANELYDGVVGSFKSSLGELEQDALTASYDAKVASDGPTTCDRALAAENINNPSIANLNKDVLFLSSLSFFAVSKLPVP